TCGTGCACGAGTTGCGTACGCGCTATTCCGCACCTGCCGTGGACTCGTCACCTGCCGTGGACTCGTCACCTGCCGTGGACTCGTCACCCTCCGTGGACTCGTCACCCGCCGAGGACTCGTCGGCAGAGGACTCGTAGAGCTCGAACCAGATGCTCTTCCCCTCGCCCCGCGGATCCACCCCCCACACCTCCGCCAGCAGCTCGATCAGCATCAGCCCGCGACCGGACGAGGCCAGCTCGCCGGGTCTGCGCTTGTGCGGGAGGTCGTCGCTGGTGTCCGTCACCTCGACGCGCATCCGGCGCGCGCCCGGCTCGCCCCGCACCTCGGCCAGCAGCAGTGCGTCGGAGTCCGTGTGGACCAGGACGTTGGTCAGCATCTCGGAGAGCAGCAGGACCGCGGAGTCGACCTGGTCCTGGCAGGACCAGTCGTGCAGCAGCTCCCTCAGGTGCCGGCGGGCCGCCGCCACCCGCTCCGGTTCCGCCTGGGCCACCGACAGCATCGTGCGGCGGATCCGGGGTCGTACGGCGATCGAGTCGCCGCAGCCGCAGCCCTCGCCCTCCCGGCACAGCAGCAGGACGGCGATGTCGTCCTCGCGGCGGTCGGCCAGGGGGCCGGTGGTGTGGTGGGAGGACGGGCCGTGCACCGCCTGGACCAGGGCGTCGGCGAGTTGCTCCAGGTCGCCCTCGTGCTGTTCGAGGATGGCGCGGATCCGCTTCCAGCCGGTCTCCATGTCGTGGCCGCCGGTCTCGATCAGGCCGTCGGTGCACAGCAGCAGGGTCTCGCCCGGTTCGAGGGTGATCCGGGTGGTGGGGTAGTCGGCGTCCGGGTCGATGCCGAGGGGCAGGCCGCCGGCTGTGGGGCGGGTCAGGACCGTGCCGTCCGTCATGCGGATCGCCGGGTCGGGATGGCCGGCGCGGGCGATGTCCAGGATGCCGGTCGTGGGGTCGACCTCCACGTACAGGCAGGTCGCGAAGCGGAGATCGGCGGCGCCTGGATCGCCGTAGGTCATCCCGTGCAGGAAGCGGGACGCGCGGGAGAGGACCGCGTCCGGGCGGTGGCCTTCCGAGGCGTAGGCGCGCAGTGCGATGCGGAGCTGGCCCATCAGGCCGGCCGCGCGGACGTCGTGTCCCTGCACATCGCCCATGACCAGGGCGAAGCGATCGTTCGGCAGCGGGATCATGTCGTACCAGTCGCCGCCGACCTGGAGGCCGCCGCCGGTGGGGACGTAGCGGGCCGCCACGCTCATGCCCGGTATCCGGGGGCCCAGTGTGGGCAGCATGCTGCGCTGCAGGCCGTCCGTCAGTTCCCGCTCCGACTCGGTGATCCCCGCCCGGGACAGCGCCTGCGCGAGCATCCGCGCGACCGTCGTCAGGACGGACCGCTCGTCCGGCGTGAAGGCCACCGGGTAGGTGAAGGCCGCCATCCAGGCGCCCATCGTGCGGCCGGCGACCGTCAGCGGCAGGAACGCCCAGGACTGGCGGCCGAAGTGCTGGGCGAGCGGCCAGGCGGTCGGGTAGCGGGACTTGTAGTTCTCGGGGGAGGAGAGGTAGACGGCGCGGCCGGTGCGGACGACCTCGGCGGCCGGGTAGTCCGTGGACAGCGACATGTGGGAGAAGGGGTTCTCGTCGCCGGGCTGGTGTCCGTGATTGCCGATGATCGTCAGGCGGTCGCCCTCGACGCCGAAGACGGCCAGGCCGTCCGGGGAGAAGCCGGGCATGGCGAGGCCTGCCGCCACTCTCAGGACCTCGGCCGTCGAGCGGGCCTCGGCCAGGGCGCGGCCCGCGTCCAGCAGGAACGCCTCGCGGGAGCGGCGCCAGTCGCCGGTGATCGGCGTGCGGGCGGCGGCGCCCGGCGGGGGCTCGGTGACCTCCTGGAGGGTGCCGATCAACTCGTACTCTCCGGTGGCCGGGTCGATGACCGGCTTGGAGCGGCTGCGGACCGTACGGATCACGCGGCCCTGGTCGTCCATGATTCGCAGCCGGGCCTCGGCGAGGGTGCCTTCGGCGGCGGCGAGCTGCACGATGCCGCCGATCTCGTTCCAGTCGACGGGGTGGAAGCGGGAGCGGATCCCGGCCTCCGTGAGGGTGACCGGCTCGGCGGGCAGCCCGACCAGCCGCGCGGCCTCCGCGTCCAGCATGACGAGGCCCGCGGTGTTGTCCCATCTCCACAGGCCGGTCGCGAGGGCGGCGAGAACCTGCCCCACGGCGGGCAGGGGCTCACCAGTGCGCATTGCCCCACCTTAAGAACAGGCGGTCGGAGAGTGCCACTGTTCATGGCCATGGCACTCTCCCGGCACTCTCCCTGGACTCTGCCGGTCGCGGCCCGTGATGTCGCGGCCCGTATTGGTGGGGCCCGTATTGGTGGCGCCCGTAAATGGTGGGGAGCCGATCTTGGGGTGCCCGGTAGGCTTGGGGGAGTTTCACGTGAAACAAACCTTCACGGGAAACGAGCCCCCGATCCGCGAAGACTGGATGAAACGACGATGCATCGGTACAGGTCCCACACCTGCGGCGAGCTCCGCGCCTCTGACGTCGGCACCGACGTCCGGCTGAGTGGCTGGCTGCACAATCGGCGCGACCTGGGCGGCATCCTCTTCATCGATCTGCGCGACCACTACGGCATCACGCAGCTCGTGGCCCGCCCCGGCACCCCGGCGTACGAGGCCCTCGACAAGCTGACCAAGGAGTCCACGGTCCGCGTCGACGGCAAGGTCGTCTCCCGAGGCACCGAGAACGTCAACCCCGACCTGCCCACCGGCGAGGTCGAGGTCGAGGTCGGCGAGGTCGAGCTGCTCGGCGCCGCCCAGCCGCTGCCCTTCACGATCAACACCGAGGACGGGGTCAACGAGGAGCGGCGCCTGGAGTACCGCTTCCTGGACCTGCGCCGCGAGCGCATGCACCGCAACATCATGCTGCGTACGGCCGTCATTTCGGCGATCCGGCAGAAGATGGTGACGCTGGGCTTCAACGAGATGGCCACGCCGATCCTGACGGCCACCTCCCCCGAGGGCGCCCGCGACTTCGTGGTCCCCTCCCGGCTGCACCCGGGCAAGTTCTACGCCCTCCCGCAGGCCCCGCAGCAGTTCAAGCAGCTGCTGATGATCTCCGGCTTCGACCGCTACTTCCAGATCGCGCCCTGCTTCCGCGACGAGGACGCGCGAGCGGACCGCTCGCCGGGCGAGTTCTACCAGCTCGACGTCGAGATGAGCTTCGTCGAGCAGGAGGACGTGTTCCAGCCGATCGAGCAGCTGATGACCGAGCTGTTCGAGGAGTTCGGGGGCGGCCGTCACGTCACCTCCCCGTTCCCCCGCATCCCCTTCCGCGAGGCGATGCTGAAGTACGGCTCCGACAAGCCGGACCTGCGCGCCCAGCTGGAACTCGTCGACATCACCGACGTGTTCGAGGGCTCGGAGTTCAAGGCGTTCGCCGGCAAGCACGTGCGCGCGCTGGCGGTGCCGGCCGTGCAGGACCAGCCCCGGAAGTTCTTCGACCAGCTCGGGGACTACGCGGTCTCGCAGGGCGCCAAGGGTCTGGCCTGGGTGCGGGTCGCCGAGGACGGTTCGCTCACCGGCCCGATCGCGAAGTTCCTCACCGAGGAGAACATCAAGGTCCTCACCGAGCGCCTCGGCCTGGAGGCCGGTCACGCCGTCTTCTTCGGCGCGGGCGAGTTCGA
The nucleotide sequence above comes from Streptomyces sp. NL15-2K. Encoded proteins:
- a CDS encoding SpoIIE family protein phosphatase → MRTGEPLPAVGQVLAALATGLWRWDNTAGLVMLDAEAARLVGLPAEPVTLTEAGIRSRFHPVDWNEIGGIVQLAAAEGTLAEARLRIMDDQGRVIRTVRSRSKPVIDPATGEYELIGTLQEVTEPPPGAAARTPITGDWRRSREAFLLDAGRALAEARSTAEVLRVAAGLAMPGFSPDGLAVFGVEGDRLTIIGNHGHQPGDENPFSHMSLSTDYPAAEVVRTGRAVYLSSPENYKSRYPTAWPLAQHFGRQSWAFLPLTVAGRTMGAWMAAFTYPVAFTPDERSVLTTVARMLAQALSRAGITESERELTDGLQRSMLPTLGPRIPGMSVAARYVPTGGGLQVGGDWYDMIPLPNDRFALVMGDVQGHDVRAAGLMGQLRIALRAYASEGHRPDAVLSRASRFLHGMTYGDPGAADLRFATCLYVEVDPTTGILDIARAGHPDPAIRMTDGTVLTRPTAGGLPLGIDPDADYPTTRITLEPGETLLLCTDGLIETGGHDMETGWKRIRAILEQHEGDLEQLADALVQAVHGPSSHHTTGPLADRREDDIAVLLLCREGEGCGCGDSIAVRPRIRRTMLSVAQAEPERVAAARRHLRELLHDWSCQDQVDSAVLLLSEMLTNVLVHTDSDALLLAEVRGEPGARRMRVEVTDTSDDLPHKRRPGELASSGRGLMLIELLAEVWGVDPRGEGKSIWFELYESSADESSAGDESTEGDESTAGDESTAGDESTAGAE
- the aspS gene encoding aspartate--tRNA ligase, which encodes MHRYRSHTCGELRASDVGTDVRLSGWLHNRRDLGGILFIDLRDHYGITQLVARPGTPAYEALDKLTKESTVRVDGKVVSRGTENVNPDLPTGEVEVEVGEVELLGAAQPLPFTINTEDGVNEERRLEYRFLDLRRERMHRNIMLRTAVISAIRQKMVTLGFNEMATPILTATSPEGARDFVVPSRLHPGKFYALPQAPQQFKQLLMISGFDRYFQIAPCFRDEDARADRSPGEFYQLDVEMSFVEQEDVFQPIEQLMTELFEEFGGGRHVTSPFPRIPFREAMLKYGSDKPDLRAQLELVDITDVFEGSEFKAFAGKHVRALAVPAVQDQPRKFFDQLGDYAVSQGAKGLAWVRVAEDGSLTGPIAKFLTEENIKVLTERLGLEAGHAVFFGAGEFDEVSKIMGAVRVEAAKRAGHFEENVFRFCWIVDFPMFEKDEETGKIDFSHNPFSMPQGGMDALENQDPLDILAWQYDIVCNGVELSSGAIRNHEPDIMLKAFNIAGYDSETVEREFAGMLRAFRFGAPPHGGIAPGVDRIVMLLADEPNIRETIAFPLNGNAQDLMMGAPTELEETRLRELHLSVRKPQPK